One region of Cyanobium sp. M30B3 genomic DNA includes:
- a CDS encoding response regulator: MSTPPADPKATLLVVDDEAAVRRVLVMRLQLAGYRVICAEDGEEALTLFHQEQPDLVVLDVMLPKLDGFAVCRRLRAESCVPIIFLSALDAIAERVSGLDLGADDYLPKPFSPKELEARIATILRRVGRGSASNEPREVPSGSGVLRLGDLVVDTNRRQVTRDGERIALTYTEFSLLELLFREPGRVVPRAEILEQLWGYPPRRAADLRVVDVYVARLRGKLEPDPRNPELILTVRGTGYASQRMGDVGMAASAAG; this comes from the coding sequence ATGTCGACCCCGCCGGCCGATCCCAAGGCCACCCTGCTGGTGGTGGACGACGAGGCCGCGGTGCGGCGGGTGCTGGTGATGCGTCTGCAGCTGGCGGGCTACCGGGTGATCTGCGCCGAGGACGGCGAAGAGGCCCTCACCCTGTTCCACCAGGAGCAGCCCGATCTGGTGGTGCTCGACGTGATGCTGCCCAAGCTGGACGGCTTCGCCGTCTGCCGCCGGCTGCGGGCCGAATCCTGTGTGCCGATCATCTTCCTGTCGGCGCTCGATGCCATCGCCGAGCGGGTGTCGGGCCTGGATCTGGGCGCCGACGACTATCTGCCCAAGCCCTTCAGCCCCAAGGAGCTCGAGGCGCGCATCGCCACCATCCTGCGCCGGGTGGGCCGGGGCTCGGCCAGCAATGAGCCGCGGGAGGTGCCCAGCGGCAGCGGGGTGCTGCGGCTGGGCGATCTGGTGGTGGATACCAACCGCCGTCAGGTCACCCGGGACGGCGAGCGCATCGCCCTCACCTACACCGAGTTCAGCCTGCTGGAGCTGCTGTTCCGCGAGCCGGGCCGCGTCGTGCCCCGGGCTGAGATCCTCGAGCAGCTCTGGGGCTATCCGCCGCGCCGCGCCGCCGACCTGCGCGTGGTGGACGTGTATGTGGCCCGCCTGCGCGGCAAGCTCGAGCCCGACCCCCGCAACCCCGAGCTGATCCTCACCGTGCGCGGCACCGGCTATGCCTCCCAGCGCATGGGCGACGTCGGCATGGCTGCCAGCGCCGCCGGCTGA
- the lysS gene encoding lysine--tRNA ligase, producing the protein MSELRETRLEKGTALAALGQGPYALRFEPSHRHAELQAAHADLANGEERDLAVAVAGRVMTRRVMGKLAFFTLADESGPIQLFIEKATLAASMPDDPEAFAHLTSLVDAGDLIGVEGTLRRTDRGELSVKVRRWQMLSKSLQPLPDKWHGLADVEKRYRQRYLDLIVSPHTRETFRRRALAVSTMRRWLDERGFLEIETPVLQSTPGGADARPFETHHNALDLPLTLRIATELHLKRLVVGGFERVYELGRIFRNEGVSTRHNPEFTSVEIYQAYADYGDMLELTEQLIAHVCQQVCGSTRITYQGTEIDLAPPWRRATMHELVQQATGLDFSAFTRREQAAAAMAERGLEVPALADSVGRLLVEAFEQRVEADLIQPTFVLDYPVENSPLARAHRSKPGLVERFELFIVGRETANAFSELIDPVDQRQRLEAQQARKAAGDDEAQQVDDDFLHALEVGMPPTGGLGIGIDRLVMLLTDSASIRDVIAFPLLRPEAREAAGGG; encoded by the coding sequence TTGTCTGAGCTGCGCGAGACCCGCCTGGAGAAAGGCACGGCCCTGGCGGCGCTGGGGCAGGGGCCCTATGCCCTGCGCTTCGAGCCCAGCCATCGCCACGCCGAGCTGCAGGCGGCCCACGCCGACCTGGCCAACGGCGAGGAGCGCGATCTGGCGGTGGCGGTGGCCGGCCGGGTGATGACCCGGCGGGTGATGGGCAAGCTGGCGTTCTTCACCCTGGCCGATGAGAGCGGCCCGATCCAGCTGTTTATCGAGAAGGCCACCCTGGCGGCCTCGATGCCGGATGATCCCGAGGCCTTCGCCCACCTCACCTCCCTGGTGGACGCCGGCGATCTGATCGGCGTGGAGGGCACCCTGCGTCGCACCGACCGCGGCGAGCTTTCGGTGAAGGTGCGGCGCTGGCAGATGCTCAGCAAATCCCTGCAGCCCCTGCCCGACAAGTGGCACGGCCTGGCGGATGTGGAGAAGCGCTACCGCCAGCGCTACCTCGATCTGATCGTGTCGCCCCACACCCGCGAGACCTTCCGGCGCCGTGCTCTGGCGGTGAGCACGATGCGCCGCTGGCTCGATGAGCGCGGCTTCCTGGAGATCGAAACCCCCGTGCTGCAGAGCACCCCCGGCGGTGCAGACGCCCGGCCGTTCGAGACCCACCACAACGCCCTCGACCTACCCCTCACCCTGCGCATCGCCACGGAACTGCACCTCAAGCGCCTGGTGGTGGGGGGTTTCGAGCGGGTGTACGAGCTGGGGCGGATCTTCCGCAACGAGGGGGTGAGCACCCGCCACAACCCCGAGTTCACCTCGGTGGAGATCTACCAGGCCTATGCCGACTACGGCGACATGCTGGAGCTCACCGAGCAGCTGATCGCCCACGTGTGCCAGCAGGTGTGCGGCTCCACCCGCATCACCTACCAGGGCACGGAGATCGACCTGGCGCCCCCCTGGCGGCGCGCCACCATGCACGAGCTGGTGCAGCAGGCCACCGGTCTGGATTTCAGTGCCTTCACGCGTCGCGAGCAGGCGGCTGCGGCCATGGCGGAGCGGGGCCTGGAGGTGCCGGCCCTGGCCGATTCGGTGGGCCGGCTGCTGGTGGAGGCCTTCGAGCAGCGGGTGGAGGCCGACCTGATCCAGCCCACCTTCGTGCTCGACTACCCGGTGGAGAACTCGCCCCTGGCGCGGGCCCACCGCAGCAAGCCGGGGCTGGTGGAGCGCTTCGAGCTGTTCATCGTGGGCCGTGAAACCGCCAACGCCTTCAGCGAACTGATCGATCCGGTGGATCAGCGCCAGCGCCTGGAGGCCCAGCAGGCCCGCAAGGCCGCCGGCGACGACGAGGCCCAGCAGGTGGACGACGACTTCCTCCACGCCCTGGAGGTGGGCATGCCCCCCACCGGCGGGCTGGGCATCGGCATCGACCGCCTGGTGATGCTGCTCACCGACAGTGCCTCGATCCGGGATGTGATCGCCTTTCCACTGCTCAGGCCGGAGGCGCGGGAAGCTGCCGGCGGGGGTTGA